The stretch of DNA ACAATCAGCCCTATTTGGGTAAAGAGTTTATTTAACAACTTATAATATAAGCTCTTGAAGCATAAACACTTAATAAGCTATTTTTGCAACATAAAggtaaaataaagtcaaattgtttttatataaactGGTTTCATAAGCTTTTTgggatagcttatgaaaatgAGTTGAAAACAGTTTATGGATGTGTCGTAAGTTGTTTTTATAAGTTGTCCCGAACATTTTTATAAGTGTTTATGTCAAtagataaattcaaataaatcaatCCAAAAAGACGATCTCCAATAGATTAGCTATTCTCTTCTTATTACaaggtttatattttttttgttgcacttTATTTGTTGGTTTTTGGTTTCTACTTTTGAATTTCCTAAATATCAAATGGGTCATGTTTTACGGTGGACAACCTATAATAGGTGGTTGGTGTACCAAGaaacaatatttgaaaattactCAAAACGTTAATGACGATTGACGTCACTTTTCAGAAGTAGAAATTTACGGTGTTCTTTGTCCTCGCAACTAAAAAGGTATTCCGATCGGTGTCggtttgacaaaaataaaggaaaacaaatagttaaattttgaaGTACATATATATGTTTTCTTGTTTTTGTCAAATTGACACGATCATGTCACTTTTGCAGACATTACAATGAGGAGGACCGAGAACTTCTACCTCTAGAAACCGATGTCAATCATCGTTGGAGTTTTGAAAGATTTTCAAATACTGATCTACGATGGACCATCTATCGTATAACTTGTCACCAAATACTGATCCTGGTTGGTGTCGGTTTTATATTGGCTTTGTATAATGTGGTTGGTTGTCAGGTCCGTTCACCTATTGGGAACAATTACCACTTTGGGAATCATGTGGATTCTGGTAATTTTGCATTTACTACAACTGAAGCTGGTGACTACACAGCTTGTTTTTCGGTGCTGGAACAAAAACCGTCAATAACAGTAACCATTGATTTTGAGTGGAGAAGTGGTGTGGCTGACAGGGACTGGTATAAAGTTGCAAAAAAAGATAAGATTGAAGTAAGTCTAAGTAGTATAGTATTGCAATGTTCGTTGACTTAGCATTTTGATGTGCATGATTGGTACCGCTGGAACAGGATTTTGATGCCTTAGGAATTCAACACAATTTTATCTTTGCGGTGACTGATTATTCTAAAAGTGATTTGCATCTGACATTTTCTAAACTGAATGCAATGCTACTGTCTGACATTGTTATTTTAACATGTCTAACCTGAAAGTTTGTTTCAGAATGACGTTGATAAATAGGATGAGTAAAGATGAtgctaaaatttaaaacaaacttCTTTTCACCTTTGTTATAGGGATTTCTGATTTACAGATGTAATTATTCGATCCTGTGTGTTTTCTAAAGTAAAGTTTGTTTCCATCTTAGGTAATGGAATATGAGTTGCAGAGGTTGTATGACACTGTCACACTCATCCACGAGGAGATGTTTTATCTTCGTGAAAGGTATAAATGTTACTGACTTATGTGTAATTAATTGGTGTTGTTGGCATCTTTAGTTTAGCATACAATGTTTCTGCATTTGATCTTCCGGCAACATTGTTTTAGTTGgttcattcaaaatttattttatatgcaaGAAATATATTGTTAGCTTAGAGgaacttgaaatttttttcagAGAAGGATCTCTCTGTATGGCTATGGGATGCCCTCCCAGTATTTTCATATACACAAGGGGAAATCCTTATGACTACAACAATTCCTTGCATCAACTATGTAACAAAGACACTTCAAATTAAAAGTGTGTTTGACACATGTCAGTGTGGAACAGCACCAACACAATTgttacattcaatttttttttaattattattagtgtCTCAGTGTCAATGTCTTATCTAATTCTTACATTTTTCAAGAATGATCTTATCCATTTTGCCATGAAAAACTGTTATAGTGAGATAGTGATAAAATCATAACTCAATAAataatcctaaaccctaaaccctaaacaataAAACAGAAATAAGAAAAGAATCTAGAAAATTTGTGACTTGCATTTTTTGTTCTTATGgtattacaaaatattattcagtgatctttaaaatattataaaactaATCATTCAACGGATCGGTGTTGATCAGAAATTTTCCATCTTTATGTTGCCAACATCCTACTAATGAGAATTTTTGCTGAATTTTGATACCCTTTTTTTCATGAACTTGGTGTAGGGAGGAAGAGATGCAAGATCTGAACAAAGCAACTGATAACAAGATGTTTACCTTCATTTTCCTTTCTATCATTGTTTGCTTGTCTGTTGCTGGTTTGCAACTATGGCATTTGAAAATATTCTTTGAGAGGAAGAAGCTCCTCTAAGATCCTTCACACAAATTTTATCCATTTGGTTACCTTGGATCTCAATTTTGGATCTCAATTTTGGATGAGACTGTTCCTAATGTACCTAATGTATCcaaattattatgattatagCTCTCTTTTATGATGTATAGTGATAATTAGAAATGGTAAATGATTCTTGacatcaaaatttatataagtgttatttgatttttatgtgtACTTTgaaatgtgtatatatattgtAGAAGATAAACAGGAAGTGAGAAATAGGGATAAATACATACGCAGTTTGTATTTTGATGTTCAAAATAACACAACTGATTTGAAATTGCTGCAGATTATAGATTATAGGGGACATGTAGATTCTGAGACCTTTCTTTGGGAAGAACTTTGTACCTCTTCACCTTGTCCAATTAACTCCTCAACATCATGCTCTTCGCAAATTGCTTCAGTTCCTTTTTATGGGGTCTCCAAATGTTGCCCATTTACTTTGGCCAGAGGTCACAGTATCCTTAAAAAGAATCTTCATTTCAGGTAAATTTCTAATCCGCCTGTGTCTTTGAACTTTGCAGCTTTAAGcatcaaactaaaaaaatgaaaatatagacTCAAACATCAAACTGAAAAATTAATGAATGGAAATATCCTTTatttactaaatattttaacacAACTGTCACTCATCAAACTTAACATCAAAGACTgagattcaaaaataattaaataaacaaaaccaatacttcATAACACAATAAACAAGTTCTAATTAATTACTACCTGTATAACTTCAAATCCCATCAAATGCTTGCTGTTGCACCACTTCCATGACAAACAATAAGGATTTTGAAATCAAGTGATGAGGTTCATCAAAAGATTTTGCTCTATTAATTGCATCCTTTACTAAAACAAAACCTTTGGCAAGCATGGTGTTCACCACATCTTTAGCCTTCTTTAACAGCAGCAGGAGTCTGTTTTTAGTCCTGAGAAGAGCACTTGAGATTAGAAATATTGTTGATAAATATTTGATACTAAATAGTTTAGATTCCAAAGTATGGGTGGGAAGCATTGAAGTTGTAAAACCTTGAGGAGATTATGCATGTAACTATGATAATGGCCCCTTAGTTATTAATCTAACTTTAAACAAGGTGTAATCCAGTGGTAAGGGTTGGGACACAAATTCCTTCTCCCCTTAACAAACTAACCACTAACATTTGCCTATAACAAAAGTTAActtcaaacagaattttagaaGGGTATAACTAGAGGTAATTTGATCTTCATGCAAGATGTATGCATTGATTATTAAGCTGCAAATGTGTGTTGCTAACAAGACAAATCTATTAAACATCCTAGAATTTATCTGCAATTGTGACGCAATGTTTCAACCAGTTAAATTAATGAGTCATATACAAAAAACACACTAGTACAAAATTGAAATAACACATTAATTGCAGTCAATAATTAGGTTCTTAAAGGTAACATAATCAGTAAATCAGATGAATGAATCACACCAAAAATCAGGAACAAGCAAAAATCACAAGATGGAGCAAGCAAATCGAACACGGGATACAAGAGACATAGATGAATACCTAAATTGAAGAGGGAAAAGGGAGAAGACCAGAGGTACACGCTAGGGTTTGCAAGAGTTGCATAGTGAATGAGGTTTTTTAGAAATGTGTGGGTGAAAAATAGCACCCATGTTTAAAATCACTCAATCAATGGAAATAGTTACCTATGCACTAGCACAAACACATAATCTACCACCAAAATTAAATCCTTATGATGGCAATACAAAGTTACTTATGTCTGATAAAACACTGCAAATTAAGAGGAATGAGGGCCCAAAGAGTGGCCCCACTGACCCAAGTCACACCTCACACACATTTAGTTTCCTAGAATGATGGATGGAGGGAATAAAAGCAAGTTAATAACATCTTTTATTCTACTGATATTCCATTAGAGGAATGAGGGAAGAGGAACTGGGAAAGGTATTCAGTTTCAAGAAGCATGAATGAAAGGAATAACAGCTAGTTAATAATGTCacttattttatgttataagaaTGAGGGAATAGGAAGAAGGAAAggtattcaaaaaatattttaagaaataattaggGGAATTCTTTCTCTGGTTAGGAGCAATTTTGCTCTGGTTTAGGAGTTCTTAGAACTCTGGTTTAGTTCTTTTTCTGCATTTTCAGATTTCCAGCATTGTAAGAGCTTCAGAGCTCATCAATTCTAGTCAATAAAATTTTGGTTTCTAACCAGAGAAAGAATTCCCCTAAATTCTAGTTCAACTAAAAGTCTAAAACCTAATCACAGTGTCGAatcttgattttgaagaaaaccACATCCACTACATAAGAACTAGTTTTGTTGTCAATCAGTTCTTCGACTCTTATATCACtgcaataaaaatattaagcaATACACattgattataaaaatgaaaaagcaTCAAACATTATAAATATCATATGTACAAAAATTACCATTCTAAGGTATAACAATGTTTTGTTACCTGGAGTTTGATGTAGGCCTTGAACCAAGACAACAAATTGAGCATCATGTACTAACAAGTAACATTTtccaatcaaaaaaataataataacaattccAAATAAATGTTATGACCTTCCTTCCACTTGCGAATTGTGAGCACATTGCAGATCATTAAGTTAAACTTAACACCAATATCACAGCAGCAAATAGATCAACTTACCTACCTAGCATTGATACTGCCATAGCAGAGATTCCTGTATTGAGTAATTGGAAGATTTGAATTGTTGAACAAGTTCTGAACTCAGCTGCAGACCCTACTTTATACTTCCTTcgttccattttagttgttGTTTTAAGGTTATTAGCACAtacaaagaaaatcaataaattgtTACTTTTGATGAAATTATTCATCTTTTCCCTACAATAATTTCCTTcactatttattatatttttttttaaaacaaatagaGAAGgggaaattataattaataacagAGTCACTAACGATCATTTTACAACTGTCTCATACGGATTTGGACCTTGTCCCTTCACTATTTAATATATCATTCAACCTAATTCTCTCTTCGTAATAAATAGTTAAGAGTATTATCAATCAAACAATAGTTAATGTTGTATTGAACTttgaaaatggaaaataaatAGGAACATGCTTCTACAAAAGCATCAGTAAAAAAGGAACTGAGGGATTAGCTATTAGCATTCCTCTCTTGATGCATGTATTACTTAAATCGAAGATTAATAAATTGTGAGTTCCCTAAATATAAATTTACAGAAAAATTTATCATGTACACTAGCATACAGGTAATTTACCATAAGATGTAGTGATAAGTCTGACATCCTACAGTAGAGTACAAGTGAGCGAGCATGTTGTGTATTGAATGAGACTATGCCATATTAGCAATTTAAGATGTTTATTCATTGAGCCCTGTTTTACATCAGAGGTCCTCAAATATGGCTCAAGGAACTGGATATAGAAGCATGAAACGATTTTCATATAAACCTGCACTGtagaaatatcattttattagaaaaaattcaaacaaagaATGCACCATCATGTTCAAGCAGTTAGTTGCATATGACTacttatttcataaaaaattgtgaaacaaaaactaatcaaatgccacacattgtAAAGCTAGAAGTGTTAGAAACATGATATGACAATATCTTGTTTTGAAGTGTTTAGGAAAAAGGAAGGGAATTGAATTCAAATAAAAGTTAGCTTACCAAAAAATTGTATTCAAATAGCGAATATAACATCATGAATGTGTTTTTCAATCACCGGATGCCAAACAGTCACTCTTCATCTGATTTTACTGTGCAAATAAATTTATCTGCTGGGGCATAATACATGTGTACAGGCATCATACACATGATGCCCTAGAAAAGCTGCAAAGAGAAAGAAATCAGAGATTAGTATCAAAAGTCGCAGCATGGGAACATGGATGCGAAAGGTAGTATAGTAAGCAAGGAAAAATTGGGCACAAAAGAGGAAATGCAAATGCTGAAAATTTACCTGCATGTAGATTTGAAGTTTAAGATAAACATCAATAGTGTCAGAAGCATTGCCATTGATGTAGGATAAGCCTAAAGAATGCAGACACAACTCAGCTTGTTAGGAGAGAAAAGAAAGGCACCATAAAATGTGATTACTTAAATGAGCATTTTGGGGGTCACGTGAATATGCAAGAGAAAAAGACACATGCAAGAGGGCCAAAGGAGATAGATACCTTTATGATGTTATCGGCATATTACATTAACCAGGAAATCAAAAGACATTATGTAATACCATCATCAAGCATCAAGGTTGCAATGTGTAACCACCAGGTCCATTTTCAAAACCATATCTAGAACCGTCCAAAAGAAGTGTCACACTGAAAATTGTACCAAACCTGGAAATAGAAATTGATTTAGTACATATTCCTCTTTTAGATAACTAAAACATGAGGCCATGACAATGGATACAAGGAAGAAACAACAGAGAAGAAAGTAAGCTGAAAAATGGAAGATTCAAGAAAATAAGTTGTTAGATTGTCTactagttatttattatttcacatttttatCCAGAATCTTATTCTTTAGTATTATCCACAAAATTAACgacaacatcaaaataaaaatcagtccattttattgtaaaattccaaaatgatccATACCTACGTTCAACGACATCCTGGTAAGTGACTTGTGTCTCTCTTCTCTTTCCAATCTGTAGAAACAAGAACGACCTTTCAgtgaaaaaattaaacaagttTCAATTCTAAGTCTTATGCTTCACTTTTAGGTACCAACCAGATAGACTTTCAAACTTGTGATAAATCGCAGCACAAGCAGTAAAACTGACTAGCTACTTATGAAATTGCATCTTTATAGCTTTTTGAATACAACGTTTTAAAGCCGAACTTAATGTCATTCCCTTGAAACACATTTCATTATACAACTCCAAAGCTCTCTTCACGTGCCCTCTATTTAACAAGCCATCAAGTAGAACTGTGTAGGCAATGACATCAGGTTTAACCCCTCTTATATTCATATCTTGAAAGAGGTCATGAGCCTCTTTCAAGCAATTCATCATACAATAACTATCAATCATAATTGTGTAAATTACAACATCAGGTGTAAATCCTCTCCCGatgaaagaatcaaacaaaGAGCGAGCACATTTCATATTCCCTGTGCTACACAACGCAGTAAATACTTTAGAATACATTACTTTTCTAGGATCCATATTCATCTTCAACATTGCGTCTAACAACATAATAGCTTTTCTAAGTTGATCAGATTTCTCAATAAGGTCAATTTCACAATAGCCATTCATCATAGCGCAATAGATTTCGACAGTTTTATCTTCCAAACCATTAAAATATGCCTCAGCTTCTTCAACCTTGCCTTGTGAACACAAACCTTCAATGATCAtcttgtgtgtagtcgaatttAACATCACACCTTGATCTGCCATATATTTCAAAAGGTCAATTGCCTCACAAGCATGGTCATTTCTAAACAACCCGGAAACCAGTACATTATAAGTAACAACATCGGGTTTCAATCCCTTTTCCTCCATTACTTTGAACAAACGTAGGGCTTCAACAGGTTTACCCCGAAGACAGTAACCATTGATAAGGGTtgtgtagtgtttgatatctaatTCTAAGTCAATATCTTCCCGCATATTCATTGCATCATCCACCTTTCCCGAATTACACAAAGCATTGAATACAACATTGTAAGCAACCTCGTCAAGAAACACACCCGATTGCTTGATATTTTCAAATGTTGCTACCACTTCAGAAGCCATTCCCATCTCATTCAAGCAATGGAGGATGCAACTAATAACCACACAATTTGTTTCTATACCCCTTGAAATCATGCTATCATGTATGGCTAAAGCTTTATCCAAATTCCGGCTCTTACAATACCCGTTGATCAACGCAGAAAAAATATACACATCAGGAACAAGCCCTTGCCTTTCCATGTCCAAAAACACACTCTCAGCTCTATCTAATTGCATTTGATTACAAAATCCGCGAATAACCGCAGTATATGCATATACATCTACAGATGCAGCTGTACTTCTACAATGTTGGAGCACCTCATATCCCAAATCAGACTTGTAATTGTTGCACAACCCCTCAATCAAAGTTGTGTTGCAATAAGAATCTGGATTCACCCCAACTTCCTTCATTTCGTCAAACACACGGAATGCATTTTCCAAATCACCCTTCCTACAATGTGCCTTAATGATAATGGCATATGTGTAATGGTTGGGAATCAAACCAAGCCTCTTGAATTGCTCGTAAACAAACAAAGCCGTATCAATTTCATCGTGTATAACCAACCGGTTAATAAGAAAGTTAAAAGTAAGTACATTTGGCAAAATCACACTCCTCCTAGTATGCAACAAAAATTCAATAGCTTCATCAAACATGTTAAGACTAACACAAGCTTTAACAAACCCATCAAAAGCTCTAAGCAAGTAATGATTTTGATTCACATCAACACCTTCAAacaatgaatcaaacaattcatgGATTTTAAATGATGGGTCTTGTTTGGAATGAGCAATTACATCAAGGAACAAAGAATCCAACTTTCTAAGCCAACCCCAATAACACATTATTCTAATGATGGCAGCATAGGTTGAAATGTTATAAGAGAAACCTTGTTGGTTGAGTTGAGTGAAGTATGAGAGTGCTTGAGAAGGGTTGTTTCGTAAAAAGTAAAGTTTTTGGAGGACTTGGAAGGTGTTTGACGTTATGTCTGAgtcaaaagaggaaaaatttGAGGGTTTAGT from Cicer arietinum cultivar CDC Frontier isolate Library 1 chromosome 3, Cicar.CDCFrontier_v2.0, whole genome shotgun sequence encodes:
- the LOC101492153 gene encoding transmembrane emp24 domain-containing protein p24delta9-like translates to MFNSIFLIVVVVSTLMCSFVNSMRFNLNSDQPKCITEDIKRNAMTIGKYSVVNLNEGYPIPDSHKITVRVRSPIGNNYHFGNHVDSGNFAFTTTEAGDYTACFSVLEQKPSITVTIDFEWRSGVADRDWYKVAKKDKIEVMEYELQRLYDTVTLIHEEMFYLREREEEMQDLNKATDNKMFTFIFLSIIVCLSVAGLQLWHLKIFFERKKLL
- the LOC101492493 gene encoding uncharacterized protein isoform X3, which translates into the protein MLFRFFNFPSLIHRSLFKSFSKTTRFNKFRFSSTSLALSSYSDTHFTKPSNFSSFDSDITSNTFQVLQKLYFLRNNPSQALSYFTQLNQQGFSYNISTYAAIIRIMCYWGWLRKLDSLFLDVIAHSKQDPSFKIHELFDSLFEGVDVNQNHYLLRAFDGFVKACVSLNMFDEAIEFLLHTRRSVILPNVLTFNFLINRLVIHDEIDTALFVYEQFKRLGLIPNHYTYAIIIKAHCRKGDLENAFRVFDEMKEVGVNPDSYCNTTLIEGLCNNYKSDLGYEVLQHCRSTAASVDVYAYTAVIRGFCNQMQLDRAESVFLDMERQGLVPDVYIFSALINGYCKSRNLDKALAIHDSMISRGIETNCVVISCILHCLNEMGMASEVVATFENIKQSGVFLDEVAYNVVFNALCNSGKVDDAMNMREDIDLELDIKHYTTLINGYCLRGKPVEALRLFKVMEEKGLKPDVVTYNVLVSGLFRNDHACEAIDLLKYMADQGVMLNSTTHKMIIEGLCSQGKVEEAEAYFNGLEDKTVEIYCAMMNGYCEIDLIEKSDQLRKAIMLLDAMLKMNMDPRKIGKRRETQVTYQDVVERLVQFSV
- the LOC101492493 gene encoding uncharacterized protein isoform X2, with amino-acid sequence MLFRFFNFPSLIHRSLFKSFSKTTRFNKFRFSSTSLALSSYSDTHFTKPSNFSSFDSDITSNTFQVLQKLYFLRNNPSQALSYFTQLNQQGFSYNISTYAAIIRIMCYWGWLRKLDSLFLDVIAHSKQDPSFKIHELFDSLFEGVDVNQNHYLLRAFDGFVKACVSLNMFDEAIEFLLHTRRSVILPNVLTFNFLINRLVIHDEIDTALFVYEQFKRLGLIPNHYTYAIIIKAHCRKGDLENAFRVFDEMKEVGVNPDSYCNTTLIEGLCNNYKSDLGYEVLQHCRSTAASVDVYAYTAVIRGFCNQMQLDRAESVFLDMERQGLVPDVYIFSALINGYCKSRNLDKALAIHDSMISRGIETNCVVISCILHCLNEMGMASEVVATFENIKQSGVFLDEVAYNVVFNALCNSGKVDDAMNMREDIDLELDIKHYTTLINGYCLRGKPVEALRLFKVMEEKGLKPDVVTYNVLVSGLFRNDHACEAIDLLKYMADQGVMLNSTTHKMIIEGLCSQGKVEEAEAYFNGLEDKTVEIYCAMMNGYCEIDLIEKSDQLRKAIMLLDAMLKMNMDPRKIGKRRETQVTYQDVVERRFGTIFSVTLLLDGSRYGFENGPGGYTLQP
- the LOC101492493 gene encoding uncharacterized protein isoform X1 translates to MLFRFFNFPSLIHRSLFKSFSKTTRFNKFRFSSTSLALSSYSDTHFTKPSNFSSFDSDITSNTFQVLQKLYFLRNNPSQALSYFTQLNQQGFSYNISTYAAIIRIMCYWGWLRKLDSLFLDVIAHSKQDPSFKIHELFDSLFEGVDVNQNHYLLRAFDGFVKACVSLNMFDEAIEFLLHTRRSVILPNVLTFNFLINRLVIHDEIDTALFVYEQFKRLGLIPNHYTYAIIIKAHCRKGDLENAFRVFDEMKEVGVNPDSYCNTTLIEGLCNNYKSDLGYEVLQHCRSTAASVDVYAYTAVIRGFCNQMQLDRAESVFLDMERQGLVPDVYIFSALINGYCKSRNLDKALAIHDSMISRGIETNCVVISCILHCLNEMGMASEVVATFENIKQSGVFLDEVAYNVVFNALCNSGKVDDAMNMREDIDLELDIKHYTTLINGYCLRGKPVEALRLFKVMEEKGLKPDVVTYNVLVSGLFRNDHACEAIDLLKYMADQGVMLNSTTHKMIIEGLCSQGKVEEAEAYFNGLEDKTVEIYCAMMNGYCEIDLIEKSDQLRKAIMLLDAMLKMNMDPRKVMYSKVFTALCSTGNMKCARSLFDSFIGRGFTPDVVIYTIMIDSYCMMNCLKEAHDLFQDMNIRGVKPDVIAYTVLLDGLLNRGHVKRALELYNEMCFKGMTLSSALKRCIQKAIKMQFHK